The Terriglobia bacterium genome has a segment encoding these proteins:
- a CDS encoding PAS domain-containing sensor histidine kinase, translating to MASDPQSQQPVRTLAVKPETRIKLNFDTRILLMTLLISLPGAVVAELFLWLGHHSLELKWTVTLFIGMAWMIGSSMLHGQIIRPLQTLSNMVAAIREEDFSFRLRGGGREDSLADLIYEINSLAMRLQQQKVSALEATALLKKVMMEIDVAVFTFDQQQRLRIVNRAGEQLMGRIAPRMLGLTAEEVGLKEFLQSPGPQTVQMTFPGKHGRWAISHTEFRENGVPHQLLIISDLSRALREEERQAWQRLIRVLGHELNNSLAPIKSIAGTLGSLTARAALPEDVAQDMNQGLRVIENRVESLNRFMQAYTRLARMPAPTRSRIDIGPLVQRAASLERRLPVTTLSGPPITIEADPDQIEQVLINLIRNAVDASLDPTLKHPGTVEVGWRTNARSVEVFIRDQGPGLLNSDNLFVPFFTTKHGGSGIGLILSRQIAEAHGGVLQLANRSDRTGCEAVLALPITYDGTGG from the coding sequence ATGGCGTCTGATCCGCAATCCCAACAACCCGTCCGCACTCTCGCCGTAAAACCGGAAACACGGATCAAGCTGAATTTTGACACGCGCATCCTTCTGATGACCCTCCTCATCAGCCTGCCCGGCGCCGTTGTCGCCGAACTCTTTCTCTGGCTGGGCCACCACTCGCTGGAACTCAAGTGGACCGTCACGCTGTTTATCGGGATGGCGTGGATGATCGGCAGCTCGATGCTGCATGGCCAGATCATCCGCCCGCTGCAAACGCTTTCAAACATGGTGGCCGCCATCCGCGAAGAAGATTTTTCTTTTCGCCTGCGCGGCGGCGGGCGTGAAGACTCGCTGGCCGACCTGATCTATGAAATCAACTCGCTGGCTATGCGGCTGCAACAACAAAAAGTAAGCGCGCTTGAGGCCACAGCGCTGCTCAAAAAAGTAATGATGGAGATCGACGTCGCGGTCTTCACCTTCGATCAGCAACAGCGGCTGCGCATCGTCAACCGCGCCGGCGAGCAGCTTATGGGACGCATCGCTCCACGCATGCTCGGCCTTACCGCGGAAGAAGTTGGGCTAAAAGAATTTCTGCAATCGCCCGGCCCGCAGACGGTGCAGATGACGTTTCCCGGCAAGCATGGCCGATGGGCGATCAGCCACACAGAGTTCCGCGAGAACGGCGTACCGCATCAACTGCTCATCATCTCCGATCTCAGCCGCGCCCTGCGTGAAGAAGAGCGCCAGGCCTGGCAGCGCCTCATCCGAGTGCTGGGCCATGAGCTCAACAATTCGCTGGCGCCAATCAAGTCCATTGCCGGAACGCTGGGCTCGCTCACCGCGCGCGCCGCCCTGCCAGAAGACGTTGCCCAGGACATGAACCAGGGCCTGCGCGTGATTGAAAACCGCGTTGAATCGCTCAATCGATTCATGCAGGCTTACACGCGGCTGGCCCGCATGCCTGCGCCCACGCGCTCCCGCATCGATATCGGCCCTCTGGTGCAGCGCGCCGCATCGCTTGAGCGCCGCCTTCCTGTCACGACGCTCAGCGGCCCGCCCATCACCATTGAAGCCGACCCTGACCAGATTGAGCAGGTGCTGATCAACCTGATCCGCAACGCCGTCGACGCCTCGCTTGATCCCACGCTTAAACATCCCGGCACCGTGGAAGTGGGCTGGCGCACCAACGCGCGCAGCGTTGAAGTCTTCATCCGAGACCAGGGCCCCGGCCTGCTCAACAGCGACAATCTTTTTGTTCCATTCTTCACCACCAAGCACGGCGGCAGCGGCATCGGTCTGATCCTGAGCCGCCAGATCGCAGAAGCCCACGGCGGCGTTCTGCAGCTCGCCAACCGCTCTGACCGGACAGGCTGTGAAGCCGTGCTGGCGTTGCCGATCACGTATGACGGGACGGGCGGGTAG
- a CDS encoding ABC transporter permease, which translates to MGTLFQDFRYGLRMLRKNPGFAAVAVLTLALGIGANSAIFTVVNAVLLQPLPYPEPDRLVYLVEGDGGSLGYPNYLDWAAQNKVFENIGAIQPASFVLTGHEEAELVPGSYVAEGFFPTLRVKPVIGRGFVSADDQPSATPVTLVSYKFWQQRLGGDPSVLSQVINLDERAYHVVGVMPAGFQVPRDDSAEIFVPIGLTANTREKQDRAKHDGVHAIARLKAGVTMEQAQSDFDLISARLARAYPEVDYPKQANVWSLYDEITWRVHDWLLILLAAVGLVLLIACANVANLLLARATARQSEMAIRLSLGAPRSRLFRQMLTESVLLGISGGALGLLLASAGVHALLRLAPETLVRLPEIHLSALVVGFTLLVSILTGIGFGLAPAWHIAYFRGALQNGVQKTVSTGRQRIKNMLVVAELAISLVLLVGAGLLVQSFVRMIRQETGFDHRNLITAGIQLPLNKYKTQPDLDVFFDTLVEKLNATPGIESSAVNMPLEFSGDSWGYSFMVDGDPIPGPSQENNTRLHYVTPDYLRTMKIPLVQGRNFTLADNDSSAPVALVSRSFVHVWLHDKDPIGRRLRLGKARDLANEQNPWFTIIGIVNDVRHYGSPWLQGEVLIPFDQHQRYHVPITQRYLVIRSKGDAAVAVQQLRRLVASMDNSLPLNSVATMDQLISRSMTSERTLMFLITTFAVLALMLAAIGIYGVLSYWVNQRTREIGIRLALGADQKNILTVVLREGIKLTLIGLVIGVPLAIGLTNLLPNVLYGVGRHDPATFVVIALILGSVATLACYIPARRAAKVDPMIALRHE; encoded by the coding sequence ATGGGAACTCTCTTTCAAGACTTTCGCTACGGCCTGCGCATGCTGCGGAAGAACCCCGGCTTTGCGGCCGTTGCCGTGCTTACGCTGGCGCTGGGCATCGGCGCGAATTCAGCCATCTTTACCGTGGTGAATGCCGTCCTGTTGCAGCCGCTGCCATATCCTGAGCCGGATCGGCTGGTTTACCTAGTAGAAGGGGACGGGGGCAGCCTTGGATATCCGAATTACCTGGATTGGGCCGCACAGAATAAAGTCTTCGAAAACATCGGCGCCATCCAGCCCGCCTCTTTTGTTCTTACCGGACACGAGGAGGCGGAACTGGTTCCGGGAAGTTATGTGGCGGAAGGTTTTTTCCCCACTCTGCGCGTCAAGCCAGTAATTGGCCGTGGTTTTGTGTCTGCGGATGATCAGCCTTCAGCTACTCCGGTTACGTTGGTCAGCTACAAATTCTGGCAGCAACGACTCGGTGGCGATCCGAGCGTATTAAGCCAAGTCATTAATCTGGATGAACGCGCCTATCACGTTGTTGGCGTGATGCCAGCGGGTTTTCAGGTTCCTCGTGATGATTCTGCCGAAATCTTCGTTCCGATAGGCTTGACCGCTAATACCCGCGAAAAGCAGGACCGCGCTAAGCATGATGGCGTTCATGCCATTGCACGACTCAAGGCAGGCGTAACCATGGAACAAGCCCAGTCTGATTTTGATTTGATCTCCGCGCGGTTGGCCAGGGCATATCCGGAAGTGGATTACCCAAAGCAGGCCAATGTCTGGTCTCTTTACGATGAGATCACCTGGAGAGTGCATGACTGGCTTTTAATCCTGCTTGCTGCCGTCGGACTGGTCTTGTTGATTGCTTGTGCGAATGTCGCGAACCTATTACTGGCAAGAGCGACCGCCCGGCAAAGTGAAATGGCAATCCGTCTGTCACTGGGTGCGCCGCGGTCGCGGCTTTTCCGTCAGATGCTGACGGAAAGCGTTCTGCTTGGAATCTCTGGAGGCGCTCTGGGACTGCTCTTGGCGTCAGCGGGCGTCCACGCACTTCTGCGGCTGGCGCCGGAGACGCTGGTTCGTCTGCCGGAAATTCATCTCAGCGCGCTAGTTGTCGGGTTCACCTTATTAGTATCGATTCTTACGGGGATTGGTTTTGGTCTGGCCCCAGCATGGCACATCGCATACTTTCGCGGAGCCTTGCAGAATGGAGTCCAGAAAACCGTCAGCACCGGACGACAACGCATCAAAAATATGCTGGTGGTTGCGGAACTGGCGATTTCTCTGGTGCTGCTGGTGGGCGCCGGCCTGTTGGTGCAAAGCTTTGTCCGTATGATCAGGCAGGAAACAGGATTCGATCACCGCAACCTGATCACCGCAGGAATCCAACTTCCGCTGAACAAGTACAAGACGCAGCCCGATCTTGATGTCTTTTTTGACACACTGGTGGAAAAGCTGAATGCGACTCCGGGTATTGAGTCATCTGCTGTGAATATGCCACTGGAATTTTCTGGGGACAGTTGGGGTTACAGTTTCATGGTGGATGGCGACCCAATTCCTGGTCCCAGTCAGGAGAATAACACCCGTCTGCACTACGTGACGCCTGACTATCTGCGCACAATGAAAATCCCTCTTGTACAGGGCAGAAACTTTACACTGGCGGATAATGACAGCAGCGCGCCTGTGGCATTAGTGAGCCGGTCCTTTGTTCATGTCTGGCTGCACGACAAGGATCCCATTGGGAGGCGGTTGAGGCTAGGAAAAGCTCGAGATCTGGCGAATGAACAGAATCCGTGGTTCACCATTATCGGCATTGTCAATGACGTAAGGCACTACGGATCGCCTTGGCTTCAGGGCGAAGTGCTTATCCCCTTTGATCAGCACCAGCGTTATCACGTTCCGATTACACAACGCTATCTGGTGATCCGCAGCAAGGGCGATGCTGCGGTTGCGGTGCAGCAATTGCGCAGGTTGGTGGCCAGCATGGACAACAGCCTGCCGCTCAATAGTGTTGCCACCATGGACCAGTTGATCTCGCGCTCCATGACTTCAGAACGGACGCTGATGTTTCTTATTACCACGTTTGCCGTGTTGGCGCTGATGCTGGCGGCAATTGGAATCTATGGCGTGCTTTCATACTGGGTAAACCAGCGCACCAGAGAGATTGGCATTCGTCTGGCGCTGGGCGCGGACCAGAAAAATATCCTCACGGTGGTCCTGCGGGAAGGCATCAAGCTTACGTTGATCGGGCTTGTGATCGGCGTGCCGCTGGCCATAGGGCTGACGAACCTGCTGCCGAACGTGTTATATGGAGTGGGGCGGCATGATCCAGCGACGTTCGTTGTGATCGCGCTGATCCTGGGCTCTGTTGCGACGCTGGCTTGCTATATTCCAGCGCGACGAGCGGCAAAAGTGGATCCGATGATCGCATTGCGGCATGAGTAG
- a CDS encoding ABC transporter ATP-binding protein, with protein sequence MIQLRNVEKTIKSPAGTVWLLRRINIDIKEGEFVTIMGPSGAGKTTLLSIVGMLDDGWAGEYVFAEQLVHKLDRKRRAELNRRFVGFVFQSYHLLDNLTVQENIDVPLSYRDIPRAQRASMVADILDRFQIVGKKDLYPNQLSGGQQQLVGVARAVAGNPKLILADEPTGNLHSGQAKEIMELFRKLNEQGTTIIQVTHSEANAAFGNRIIQLKDGWIVEDSAVHPGSATA encoded by the coding sequence ATGATTCAACTTCGCAACGTAGAAAAAACGATCAAGAGCCCGGCCGGGACGGTGTGGCTGCTGCGGCGCATCAATATCGACATAAAAGAGGGAGAGTTTGTGACCATTATGGGCCCTTCCGGCGCGGGAAAGACCACGCTGCTGAGCATTGTTGGCATGCTGGACGACGGTTGGGCCGGCGAATACGTTTTTGCCGAGCAGTTGGTGCATAAGCTGGATCGCAAGAGACGGGCGGAGTTGAACCGCAGGTTTGTTGGCTTTGTCTTCCAGAGTTATCACCTGCTGGACAACCTGACAGTGCAGGAAAATATTGATGTGCCGCTTTCTTACCGGGATATTCCGCGGGCGCAGCGTGCTTCAATGGTGGCGGACATTCTGGACCGTTTTCAGATCGTCGGCAAAAAAGATTTGTATCCAAACCAGCTTTCCGGCGGACAGCAGCAGTTGGTAGGCGTAGCGCGCGCCGTAGCGGGAAATCCAAAACTGATTCTGGCCGACGAGCCGACGGGCAACCTGCATTCCGGACAGGCCAAAGAGATCATGGAGCTGTTCAGAAAGTTGAACGAGCAGGGAACTACGATTATTCAAGTTACGCATTCGGAAGCGAACGCGGCCTTTGGGAATCGTATTATTCAGCTTAAAGATGGATGGATTGTGGAAGATTCCGCTGTGCATCCAGGTAGCGCGACGGCCTAA
- a CDS encoding sigma-54 dependent transcriptional regulator: MLIADDQADVREALRLLLKAEGFSTETVNSPASALEAVQSNEFDIMLMDLNYQRDTTSGQEGIDLLTRVQQADSKLPIVVMTAWGSVELAVEAMRRGARDFIQKPWDNHRLLSIIRTQVDLYRIMRRAERLEAENSLLRAQNRPVFIAESKAMEPLLTLLSRIGPSDANVLITGEHGTGKEVVAQTLHALSSRSGRPMITVNTGGLPEGTFESELFGHVKGAFTDARADRVGRFELADRGTLFLDEIANVPMKQQAKLLRVLETGEMERVGSSKTHKVDVRVISATNADLKLESAEGRFRPDLLFRLNTVELPIPPLRERKEDIPLLAAHFLKLYAQRYRKPVKGFDPSALQKMLDHPWPGNVRELDHSIERAVLMSTSDHIQGVDLGLETDKAVTGRIEELSLEEVENLLIKKALARHSGNISHAADALGLSRSALYRRMQKYGV; the protein is encoded by the coding sequence ATTTTGATTGCAGACGATCAGGCGGACGTCCGTGAAGCGCTGCGTTTGTTGCTGAAGGCTGAAGGGTTCTCGACGGAGACGGTCAACAGTCCGGCTTCCGCGCTGGAAGCGGTGCAGAGCAACGAATTCGACATTATGCTGATGGACCTGAACTACCAAAGGGACACCACCTCTGGACAGGAAGGGATCGATCTGCTTACTCGCGTGCAACAGGCGGACAGCAAACTTCCAATCGTGGTGATGACAGCGTGGGGAAGCGTTGAGCTGGCCGTGGAAGCGATGCGGCGCGGCGCGCGCGATTTCATCCAAAAGCCCTGGGACAACCACCGGCTGCTGAGCATTATTCGCACACAGGTAGATTTGTATCGCATCATGCGGCGCGCAGAACGGTTGGAAGCGGAAAACAGTTTGCTGCGCGCGCAGAACCGTCCGGTATTCATTGCGGAATCGAAAGCGATGGAGCCGCTGTTGACGCTGCTGAGCCGCATTGGGCCAAGCGATGCCAACGTCCTGATCACCGGCGAGCACGGAACCGGCAAAGAAGTTGTGGCGCAGACGCTACATGCGCTTTCTTCGCGCAGCGGACGGCCGATGATTACCGTCAACACGGGCGGCCTGCCGGAAGGCACGTTTGAAAGCGAGCTGTTTGGCCACGTGAAGGGCGCGTTTACTGACGCGCGCGCAGATCGAGTCGGCCGCTTTGAACTGGCGGATCGCGGCACGCTATTTCTCGACGAAATTGCCAACGTCCCGATGAAACAGCAAGCCAAGCTGCTGCGCGTGCTGGAAACCGGCGAGATGGAGCGCGTTGGTTCGTCGAAGACGCATAAAGTCGATGTCCGCGTGATTTCCGCCACCAACGCTGACCTGAAACTGGAAAGCGCTGAAGGGCGCTTCCGTCCGGATTTGCTTTTCCGTCTCAACACGGTTGAGCTGCCTATTCCTCCGCTGCGCGAACGCAAAGAAGATATTCCGCTGCTGGCGGCGCATTTCCTTAAGCTGTATGCGCAGCGATATCGCAAGCCGGTGAAGGGATTCGATCCTTCAGCGTTGCAAAAAATGCTGGACCATCCATGGCCAGGAAACGTGAGAGAGCTGGACCATTCGATCGAACGCGCCGTTTTAATGAGCACCAGCGATCACATTCAGGGAGTCGATCTGGGCCTGGAAACCGACAAAGCCGTTACCGGACGCATTGAAGAGCTGAGCCTGGAAGAAGTCGAAAACCTGCTGATCAAGAAGGCCCTGGCACGCCATTCAGGTAATATCAGCCATGCGGCAGACGCGCTCGGCTTGAGCCGAAGCGCGCTTTATCGCCGCATGCAAAAGTATGGCGTCTGA